One part of the candidate division WOR-3 bacterium genome encodes these proteins:
- a CDS encoding UvrD-helicase domain-containing protein codes for MENSVVREEKNKLNLKIVEASAGSGKTTKLASEYLSKLFLSFRNLILKRNPGDDFTSENIEEFRKTLNSVIAVTFTNPAANEMGERILGYLWKFSDIDSNYDGAIMTVFDEVSERCGFKADESRKIVATWSKFFLELITTCYSDYNTGTIDSLSAKILKVVSPEIQGIKADFKLKDNIKEDLEDLVRDFLITKVENNWREVETSIEEIVQLDPRGNFNLDKALIKKIAGIFSLKNESSKIIEIKNLENKLWKAFYGSVSLCKKYLEVIEKHYGKINHNTFSESAGQSLRSIIHDDRKTFEQLIKIAEKSFVSKSYDYIIRVKTGDDVKKEIKDVFDPFSKSLKEFVYIYSSLKVAAISNLTEEFTVHFSGRNKNTVYLQEIFSLIKNCLTEESLPYLYLKLSERFSHYLIDEFQDTSTAQIKMLAPLASNAVVSEKENSSLFIVGDRKQAIYQWRGIESGMLDQEKVLELFELKESAGTAGTYRENLDYNFRSDREIVGFNNSFWKKENLDMLGVFGLENEFDGNYSNTEQKLPAFKNFDAGYVEISVVEKNDDLENPAYSRIHETIVKLKESGWKNGDIAVLLRKNDHIKELFEYLSEKGHECITDEAMYLTNDALIREIISFIRFLDFPPDDLSFFEFAGSRLLGKAAESLGIKYRHRDDLYYKAQRRFYSVFRDEHGEVWNRFVDPFFKSVGFMTAYDIFQDMIYRFRIYENFPESSFFIIKLGETLHDLEVSQRTSISSFLSFIEDILSEKNRTFYIDIPQGEDKIKLLTLHKSKGLEFSNVILDISEELKGNTDSIYTDETGIKYIKKEWAGLDERLGNVYRKSIVKDNSGEFNLLYVAMTRAKHGLFMIGKRKKSGENKTGINRINCFQDIVLENRHIKEKIDGNNLLSFGTLNEKKIKTEIDSEFLGIPSKKTPVFSMNKEYLVYKTGEIKSDRQKRGETIHETLSFLGVYKSGEKFEEDLKERLGLKLLNKNERKEMISYLLKPEISKYFVGDIELFNEREILSDSGEIYRPDRIVVGKDAMAVVDFKTGSENEKEHSEQIKKYKKKLEEIYTGRKIECVLIYLDEKKGVFVKN; via the coding sequence GTGGAAAACTCCGTAGTGCGGGAAGAAAAAAACAAACTCAATCTTAAAATAGTTGAGGCTTCGGCCGGTTCGGGAAAGACGACAAAGCTCGCCTCCGAATACCTATCAAAATTGTTCCTGTCTTTCAGGAACCTCATCCTTAAAAGAAATCCCGGCGATGATTTTACTTCTGAAAATATCGAGGAATTCAGAAAAACACTCAATTCCGTAATCGCAGTGACTTTCACGAATCCCGCTGCGAACGAGATGGGTGAAAGGATACTCGGCTATCTTTGGAAGTTTTCGGATATTGATAGCAATTACGACGGCGCGATTATGACAGTTTTCGATGAAGTTTCTGAAAGATGCGGTTTTAAAGCAGACGAAAGCAGAAAAATAGTCGCAACCTGGTCGAAATTTTTTCTCGAGCTCATAACGACATGCTATTCAGACTACAACACGGGAACGATAGATTCCCTGTCAGCTAAAATACTGAAAGTGGTCTCTCCGGAGATTCAAGGGATAAAGGCGGATTTTAAACTCAAAGATAATATCAAAGAAGATTTGGAAGATTTGGTGCGCGATTTTCTCATAACAAAAGTCGAAAACAACTGGCGGGAAGTGGAAACTTCTATTGAAGAAATCGTGCAATTAGACCCCCGAGGAAATTTCAATTTAGACAAAGCATTAATAAAAAAAATTGCCGGCATATTTAGTTTAAAAAATGAGAGCTCAAAAATAATTGAAATTAAGAACCTTGAAAATAAGCTTTGGAAAGCATTTTACGGCAGTGTTTCGCTGTGCAAAAAGTATTTGGAGGTCATTGAAAAGCACTACGGTAAAATTAATCACAATACATTTTCAGAATCTGCAGGGCAGTCTCTCAGATCTATAATTCATGATGACCGAAAAACATTTGAACAACTTATTAAAATAGCCGAAAAATCCTTTGTTTCAAAAAGTTACGACTACATTATCAGGGTCAAAACGGGAGATGATGTAAAAAAAGAAATAAAAGATGTATTCGATCCGTTTTCAAAGTCGCTCAAAGAATTCGTATACATATATTCCTCCCTGAAAGTGGCTGCGATTTCTAATCTGACGGAAGAGTTCACGGTTCATTTTTCCGGAAGGAATAAAAACACAGTATACCTGCAGGAGATATTCTCCCTTATTAAAAACTGCCTCACTGAAGAATCTCTTCCTTATCTTTATCTTAAACTGTCTGAAAGGTTTTCTCATTACCTCATAGACGAATTTCAGGACACGAGCACGGCTCAGATAAAAATGCTGGCTCCTCTGGCGAGCAACGCCGTCGTTTCGGAAAAAGAGAACAGCTCGCTTTTTATTGTCGGCGACAGAAAACAGGCCATATATCAATGGCGCGGCATAGAAAGCGGGATGCTCGATCAGGAGAAAGTGCTGGAACTTTTCGAACTAAAGGAAAGCGCGGGAACTGCCGGCACCTACAGAGAAAATCTGGATTACAACTTCAGGAGCGACAGGGAAATCGTCGGTTTCAACAATTCCTTCTGGAAAAAAGAGAATCTTGATATGTTGGGTGTTTTCGGATTGGAAAACGAGTTCGACGGGAATTATTCAAACACGGAACAAAAACTTCCGGCTTTTAAAAATTTTGACGCAGGTTATGTCGAAATCTCTGTTGTCGAAAAAAATGACGATTTAGAAAATCCCGCTTATTCGAGAATTCATGAGACGATAGTTAAATTAAAAGAATCCGGATGGAAAAACGGCGACATTGCAGTACTTTTGAGGAAAAACGACCATATTAAGGAGCTGTTTGAATATCTCTCTGAAAAAGGGCACGAATGCATAACTGACGAGGCAATGTATTTGACAAACGATGCCTTGATCAGGGAGATCATTTCATTCATCAGATTTCTAGATTTTCCTCCGGACGATCTCAGTTTTTTCGAATTCGCCGGCAGCAGATTACTCGGAAAAGCCGCCGAATCTTTAGGAATTAAATACCGTCATCGCGACGATTTGTATTATAAAGCCCAGAGACGGTTTTATTCGGTTTTCAGAGACGAACACGGCGAAGTGTGGAACAGATTTGTAGATCCTTTTTTCAAGTCTGTGGGTTTCATGACAGCTTACGACATTTTTCAGGACATGATTTACAGATTCAGGATTTATGAAAATTTTCCCGAGTCATCCTTCTTCATAATCAAGTTAGGAGAGACACTTCACGATTTGGAGGTTTCACAACGAACATCAATTTCATCTTTTCTCTCTTTCATAGAAGACATCTTGTCAGAAAAGAACCGGACCTTTTACATCGACATACCTCAGGGAGAGGATAAAATCAAACTATTGACGCTGCACAAATCAAAAGGACTCGAATTCAGCAATGTAATACTGGATATTTCCGAAGAATTAAAAGGTAATACCGACAGCATATACACTGATGAAACCGGAATTAAATATATTAAAAAGGAGTGGGCGGGTCTGGACGAAAGACTGGGAAACGTTTACCGGAAAAGTATCGTCAAAGACAACTCGGGCGAATTTAACCTGCTTTACGTAGCGATGACAAGAGCAAAACACGGTTTGTTTATGATAGGGAAAAGAAAAAAGAGCGGAGAAAATAAAACGGGCATCAACAGAATCAACTGTTTTCAGGACATTGTTTTAGAGAACAGGCATATCAAGGAAAAAATTGACGGAAATAATTTATTGTCATTCGGAACACTCAATGAAAAAAAAATAAAAACGGAAATTGACTCAGAATTCCTTGGGATTCCTTCAAAAAAAACGCCGGTTTTCAGCATGAACAAGGAGTATCTGGTTTACAAAACCGGTGAAATCAAATCTGACAGACAGAAAAGAGGAGAAACGATACATGAAACTCTTTCGTTTCTCGGAGTTTATAAAAGCGGTGAAAAATTCGAGGAAGACTTGAAAGAAAGACTCGGGCTGAAATTGCTGAACAAAAATGAAAGAAAAGAGATGATCTCTTATCTTTTAAAACCTGAAATTTCAAAATATTTCGTAGGTGATATTGAACTCTTTAATGAACGGGAAATCTTGTCTGATTCGGGTGAAATTTACAGGCCCGACAGAATTGTAGTTGGAAAAGACGCAATGGCGGTTGTTGATTTCAAGACGGGAAGCGAGAATGAAAAAGAGCATTCCGAACAGATAAAAAAGTATAAAAAAAAGCTCGAAGAAATATATACGGGACGAAAAATTGAATGCGTATTGATATATCTCGACGAAAAGAAGGGCGTCTTTGTCAAGAATTGA
- a CDS encoding NAD(P)H-dependent oxidoreductase → MKTLIVYYSLEGNTDMIAKAMAEKINADLLRIKPVNDYKPSGAGKYFTGGTSVLFKKKPPLETISINPGEYDLIIIGSPVWAGSFAPPLRTFFSKDYLSGKKTALFCCHRGGKGKIFQNMEKALTGNEILGSADFENPLAENTDLESTRAKEWAVSMAEKAEGK, encoded by the coding sequence ATGAAAACTTTGATAGTGTACTATTCGCTCGAAGGCAACACCGATATGATTGCCAAAGCGATGGCTGAAAAGATAAACGCCGATCTTTTGAGAATTAAACCTGTGAATGACTACAAACCCTCGGGGGCTGGAAAATATTTCACAGGCGGGACTTCAGTGCTGTTCAAAAAAAAACCGCCCCTTGAGACCATATCCATTAATCCCGGAGAATATGACCTGATAATCATTGGATCTCCGGTTTGGGCCGGATCTTTTGCACCGCCTCTCAGGACTTTCTTTTCAAAAGATTATTTGAGCGGAAAAAAGACGGCTCTTTTTTGCTGTCACAGAGGAGGGAAAGGCAAGATATTCCAAAACATGGAAAAAGCACTCACAGGCAATGAGATTTTGGGCAGTGCGGATTTTGAAAATCCTCTCGCTGAAAACACGGATCTGGAGTCGACAAGAGCCAAAGAATGGGCAGTCAGCATGGCTGAAAAGGCAGAAGGCAAATGA